Genomic segment of Candidatus Binatia bacterium:
CGCACTATTTCACGATTCAGGCGCTCCGGCGCGCCGGCCTGGAGCCCAATCGCGATTTCTCCTTTCTCCAGACCGGCGGCGAGCCGGAGAGCCTCGCCGCTCTGCTCAGCAAAAAAATCGACGTCGTGACTTTGACCGCGCCCTCGGACGCCATCGCGCTCGCCAAGGGATACCACTACGTCGTATACGGCCCCGATCTCCGCATTCCCTATGCGGCGACGGCTTTCGTCAGCAAGCGCTCGGTCATGGGAAAGCGGCCTCAAGTCGTCGGTCAATTCATGCGCTCCATGGCCGAAGCCGCCAAAATTCTCCACACGGACAGAGAATTCACTTACAAGGTGCTGGGAAAATATTTGCGCGTCACGGATCGGTCCATACTGGAAGCCGCATACAACGGCGAGATCAAGGCGCTGGAGCCTCGCCTGGTGATCAAACCGGAGGCTCTTCAGGCGACGCTCGAAGAAGTCGCGCCGGTCGATCCTCGGGCAAAGGGCGTGAAGCCGCAGGATTTGGTCGATATGCGCTACGTCGACGAGATGGAAAAGAGCGGCTTCTTCGAGCAGATTTGGAAGAAATAAAAAGATTTAAGGGAGGCTCGAATGCAATCACTGCGAGACGCCGTGAAGGTTGTGGACTCCGACGGCCACGCGCGCGACATGGACGAACTGCTGAAACCCTATCTCCCGGAGCCTTATCGCCGCCGCACGGCGCCGCTTATTCCGCGCGAGACGTACGATCGAAACATGGGCGGAACTCTGGGCCATGCCGGAGTCAAGCTCGAAGAGCGGCTCGCGGCGATGGATACGCAAGAGATCGACAGCGTGGTTCTCTATCCCACTTCCGGTTTGGGCATCGGACGGGTCAAAGAAAAAGAGTGCGCCGTGGCTCTCTGCCGCGCCTACGACGATTTTATCTCTGACTATTGCAAGGGTTCGCCGCGGCTCAAAGCGGTGGCGAATCTTCCGCTCCACAGCCCGGAGGAGGCGGCCAAGGAACTAAATCGCGCGGTCACGAAACTCGGCTTGGTCGGCGGCATGCTGGCGGCCCAGGCGCACGCCAGGAATCTCGGCTCGCCGGAATACTACCCGCTTTATCGCGAGGCCGAGCAGCTGAATACGCCGATCGCGATTCACGCCTTTGGCGGCGACGAGCCGGGCAGCGAAATCTTCGATCAGTTCATCAGTATTCACACGACCGGCCATCCGTTTCCGGTGCTGCGCCAGCTCACGGCGATGGTTTTCGGCGGCATCCCGGAATTATTTCCCAAGCTGCGCATCGGCTATCTCGAGATCGGCTGCGGCTGGATTCCTTACTGGGCGGAGCGCATGGATGAGGAATGGGAGAAGCGGGGCAAGGTCGAGGCGCCGCTCTGCAAGAAGAAGCCGAGCGAGTATATCATGAGCGGGCAGATCTATTACGGCTGCGAGCCGGAAGAGAAGATGATGGGCTACGTCGCGAAGGAGGTCGGATCGGAGATGCTCATGTACGCGTCGGACTATCCGCATTGGGATATGAGCTGGCCGGAGTCGGCGTCGATCATCTGGGCGCGCGAGGATTTGGCACTGGAAGCGAAGAGGAATATTCTCGCGAACAACGCGAGACGGTTTTATAATTTAAGCTAAGAAGCTGTCAGGAAAAAGTATCCAGTAGCCAGAATTCAGAATCCAGAAGGAAAACCTGGAAGCGGGGCTGTCACTGTTTTTTATTCTGGATTCTGGATTCTATATTCTGGATTCTCGGTTCAGTGGAAGCTTACAACTAAAGGAGTAGGAGATGATCGAGACTAAAGGTTTGACGGGAGCGCAGACTCTCCTGCGCGTCCTCGGCGCGATGGGCGTGGAGCGAATCTTCGCCTCGCCGGGCTCCGAGTGGTCGCCGGTTTGGGAGGCGCTCGCCGAGCCGGGAGTAGAGGGAATTCCGCTCTACCTGAGCACGCGCCACGAAGAGGTGGCGGTCGGCATGGCGAGCGGCTACGCCAAAGCGACCGGCAAGCTGCCGGCCGTGATGATCCATACGACCGTCGGCGCGCTTCACGCCACCATGGCGATGCGCGGCGCGCTGCACGAGCAGGTGCCGATGGTTGTCTTCACCGGTGAATCGATCGGCTTCGGCGAAGACGAAGGTCCCGACGTCGGCGGCCAGTGGCTCGGCCATCTCGCCGACATCGGCGGCCCGGCGCGCCTGGTGGAGCGCTCGGTCAAGTGGAGCTTCGGCGTCAACACCAAATCGATCTTGCCCTCGACGATTCAGCGCGCTTGCCGCCTGGCGATGGCGGCGCCGAGGGGCCCGGTGTTTGCCTCAGTGCCGATGGAATATCTGTTCGCCGAAATGACGCACGACGTACCATCCGATAAGGGCGCCGCTCCCGGGGCGACGGCGGATCCTAAAGGGCTCGAAGAACTCGCGGGCATGCTCGTTGCCGCCAAAAACCCGGTCATCGTCGCCGAAGGTGCGGGCCGCACGGAAAAATCGGTTGTGTGCCTCGTCGAGATCGCCGAGCTGCTCGGCGCCGGAGTCGTCGAAACTCGGAGCACCGGCTGCGTTAATTTTCCGCGCGCTCATCCTCTGCATGCCGGCTACGAGCCGGCGGAATACCTCAAGGACGCCGACATGCTGTTTCTCCTGTCCGTGATCGCTCCCTGGCATCCGGCATCGAGAAGGCCGGCGCTTCCCGGAGCGAAAGTCGCCGTCCTCGATGAAAATCCTCTGCGCGCCGAGCTGCCTTATTGGGGATACCAGTCCGACCTTTGCTTGACCGGGGAGATCGAAAGCTCGCTGGAGGAATTACTCGGTCTGCTCAAAAAGCGCGTCGCGAAAGGGGACGGAGAGAGAGACCGGAGGGCCGAGGCGTGGAAAAGCCGTAACGAAACCCGGCGGCGCAAATGGCGCGACGAGGCGCTGGCGCTGGCTGAGACCAAGCCGATGGACACGCGCTGGGTCGCGCACGAAGTAAGCCGGTCCGTGCCGGCCGACGCCATCGTGGTCGAGGAAACCATTACGCACCGTCTCGCCGTCCACCGTTATTTCGATTCCCTCAAGCCGGGGTCTTTCTTCGCCGGCTGCATCGGCGGCCTGGGCACCGGTCTTTCCACGGCGATCGGGGTAAAAGCGGCCCATCCAAAACGCCCCGTCGTCTGCTTGATCGGCGACGGCTCGTTCAATTACGATCCGGCGCCGGCGGCGCTCGGCGCGGCCCAGGAGCATGGGCTGCCGATCCTGATCGTCATGTTCAACAATCAGGGCTATCTATCGCAAAAATCGGGCGTCCCGAAATATTATCCGAACGGCTGGGCGGTCAAGAGCAACCAGTACGCGGGGCTAAACATCGCGCCGTGCCCGGATTACGCCACCATTGCAAAGGCTTTTGACGGCTACGGCGAGAAAGTTGAAGAACCGGGCGAGGTGGGGAGGGCGGTCGAGCGCGGCCTCAAGGCCGTAGCCGCGGGACAACTGGCTTTGATCGATATCCGCCTTCGCCCCGTCGAACAGATTACAAACCGGGGCGAAGGCTAGAAGTTCATCCTCTTCTTTATCCCCTGAGCGTCCAGCGGCGTCCCGGTAACTGCCTCGCGCAAAAGGTGCGGTCGGCGTCGATGCGCCGGTAATTGCCGGCGATGTTGGCGGTCACGTCGAAGCAGTGCTCGTTGCGGCTGAACCGGTAACGCTCGTTGGGCTCGAATACGATCTCGTTCATTCCCGGACGAAGACGAAAAACCTTCTCGCGCGCAACCAGATCGCCGTCCCGCTCCCGGACAGTAAACGTCGTTTCGCACTCTCCGGAGCCGTCGGCGCGGACCCGGACGCGCACGGCGCGGATCGTCTGCCCATCGGCGACCGGATCGGGAGATATGTCGAGATCCACGACCCGCAGCCGATGCTCGCCGCCGCAAGAAACGAAGCGGCCGTCGCCGCCGCCTCTTCGGTCCACGTCGGCGACGATGCAGCTTTGCAGCGCCGCCGCGAAGACGGCGACGCCGCCCAATATCAACAACCGCCGAGCATTTTTCATCGCGTTCTCCTTCCTCCTCGATCAGAGTGGTTTCCCAACGCCAGTTGAGCTTAAGCAACCGCGGCGGCCGTGTCAATGACCCCGCCCGGGAAGTTGACAGGGGCAACATCCGTCGGATACGCTTCGAACGAGCGCGGTTTTCGATAAATTCCGGCGAGACGAGAGGTAAGAAACATGCCATCCACATTTCGCGAGCAGCTTATCGCTTTGCGGGACCGCAGGCACAGCAAGGATCACCCGTTCTTCGATAAATGGGCGCGCGGCGAATTGAGCAAAGAACAGACGGCGCTCTACTGCATCCAGCATTATCATTTCGTCGGCGAGTATCTGAACTGGATGGCCTACGAGGCTTCGCAGGTGCCGCATCGGGACGTAAAGACCTACCTGTTCGAGAACCTCGGCGACGAGGAAAACCCGGAGGACCGCCATCTCGACATGCTGACGGACTACGTCGTCGCGTCAGGTTTGAAAAGGGAGAGCGTGGAGAGATCGGCCGTGCTTCCAGGCACCGAGGGGTTGCAGAACTGGGGCTGGCGCATGGTCTATCAAAAGCCGTGGACGGCCGCGCTGGCGGGAATGTTCATCGGGCTCGAATCCCAGTTTCTCGATATCTGCAAGAAGCTCGTGCCCGCGCTCCATAAGCACTACGGTTACCGGCCGGGAGCGCGCGAGATACGCTTTTTCGAGGAGCACATCGGCGCGGACGAGATCCACGGCGCCAAAGGTTTCGCGATCGTGGAGAAATACTGCACGACGCCCGAGCAGCAGGAGCTTGCGCTAAAAACCGTGGAAGAGGCGACGATCCGGCGCTGGCGCTACATGAACGGCGTCTATTGGTTCGCGCTGCACGGAAGAGAAGACGACACGCCGGCGGCTTAGCAGGGTGCTGAAAAACTCCGTTCATCCTTCGACAAAGCTCAGGACGAACGGAGGATGGATTGAAATCATTGGAGAATTTCCGTTCGTGCTGAGGCTCTCGAAGCACGAGTGGTTTTTTTCAGCATCCTGTTAGTTCCTTCGCCGACGCTCCAAATCCTCATAGCGGGCCCAATCAAACCGGAACGACGGTCCCTTTTTCGAGATTGTAGCGGTGTCGTTGGATCTTTTCGAGATCGTAGCTCAAGAAGCGAAAGACCACCGCGGGCCCTTCGACCGCGCGGGTGGAATGAATGTCGCCCGGAACGTAGGCATGGGCGACGCCGGGAGAGAGACGGTGCAGATCTTTTTTCTCCAACGTGGCCCGGCCGGGAGTGTTGCCGTCGTCGGTCCTCCGGTAGAGCGTGATCTCGGTCAACCCGCTGTAGGAGCCGTAGACGACCCAGCAGGGGCCGTGATCGTGCGGCATGTTGCCGTGCGTCTGCTGATGGACGTGGCCCATCTGGATGAAACCGAAATCCGGATCGCGATAAAGCTCGCGCGAAGGTTTCGCCTCGCGGATCAGATCGGCGATCCATGGCTCGTCGCGAGGCGTGGCCTTGAGCATCTTTTCCATCAGAGCTTTCACCTTGAACGGCAGCTCGGGATCTTTGCCTCCGCCCCAAACCGAGCGGATCTCCGCGATGTACCGCTCGAACGAGCTCTCTCCGGGTTGCGCGCTGACCGCCATGAGCGCACCTCCTTTCGACGATTTTGCTTTTATCATTTTCCGTGTCGCTTCGTCCAGCACGCGCATTGACATCCGAGCAAACCGTTTGATAGCTCTAGATTGCATCGGGAAAGCTCTCACGTGACGATCGATCTCAAAGAGCTGCGCCGCGTCATGGGCCACTTCGCCACCGGCGTCACCGTCGTGACCACGAAAGACGGAGCGGATACGCCTTTCGGTCTTACGGCCAATGCCTTTGCTTCGTTGTCGCTCCAGCCTCCGCTGGTGCTGGTCTGCGTCGATAAAGGCGCGCACTGCTATTCGTGCTTCGAGGGATCGAAGATTTTCGCCGTCAACGTGCTGGGCGAAGGGCAGGAGGAGATATCGCGGCGCTTCGCGACCAAAGGCCCGGAAAAATTCAACGCCGTTCCCTGGCACAAAGGGGAGAGCGGAGTCGCGCTCCTCGATGGCGCGATCAGCCACATCGAATGCAAGGTCGTCTCCGCCTATGACGGCGGGGATCACACCATCTACGTCGGGGAAGTGCTTCGCGCCGCGACCACCGGCGCCCGGCCGCTTATTTTTTTTCAGGGAAAGTACCACCGGCTGCCGGGCTAGCCCGGATTACTCACACGATCAGCCCTCAAGCGCGAGCCCTTCGACTTCCCTCAGGACAGGCCGCTCCAGGCGAGGGCAATAGAAAAGAAAAAAGCGCTCGCGCTCTCGGGCTTCCCGCTTCCACGCGGGCGCGGTTCCGCAGGGGGCGAGAATGAAAGCCGCAGGCAAGCCCTTCGGGATGGCAAATCTCAAATTTCAGATTGCAATATGAAATCTGAGATATGAGATTCCGAGCGGAGCGAGGACTTGGCTGGAAGGCTCGCCCTTGAGGAACCGAGGGAAATGACACTCTGTTGTGATAGGATTACCGGTGGAATGAATAATCCAGTCTAGGGCGGGCCGGTTCGGCGGGGCTGGGGAATGGACGCGCCGTCCCGCGTCTATGAATTTTTCAGTGGATTTTTTACCTGGATCGGTTATTTTGTAGCGAGATTATCGGCAGGGCGCAAAGTTGGGACTGTTCGATGATTCTTGCGCATTGGCGCTGAGGGACACGTGAATTTCTATGAGTAAGCCTATGACACTATCCACGGAGTCACGTACGGAGCCATGGCCGAGCCTTCCGCTCGACGCCTGGAGCCCGACGTACGCAACCCTGCACTTGTGGACCCAGATAGTGGGAAAGATTCGTCTCGCCCAAAGCCCCTGGATCAATCACTCGTGGCACACGACGCTTTATGTGACGGCCAGGGGCCTCACCACTTCGCCGATCCCGTATGGCACCCGGACGTTTCAAATCGACTTCGACTTTCTCCGGCACGAGGTGACGATTCTGCCCAGCAACGGCGGCATCGGCATCGTCGCGCTCCAGCCGCAATCCGTCGCGACGTTTTACCGGCGTATCAGGGAGCAGATGGACCATCTAAAGCTTGACGTGAAAATAAATACAAAACCCAACGAAGTTCCGGAGGCCATTCCCTTCGACCAGGATGAGTCGCACGGCGCGTACGACCGCGAGTACGCCAATCGGTTCTGGCGCATCTTGGTCCAGTCGGATCGGGTGTTCAAGCGCTTTCGCGGCCGCTTCATCGGCAAGTCGAGCCCGGTGCATTATTTCTGGGGCGCTCCCGACCTGGCCGTGACGAGATTCTCCGGCCGCCGCGCGCCCGAACACCCCGGAGGGATTCCGAACTTGCCGGATAGAGTGGCCCGGGAGGCCTACTCGCACGAAGTCAGCAGTTGCGGTTTCTGGCCCGGAGGAGGTCCTATTCCTTATCCGGCGTTTTATTCCTATGCCTATCCCGAGCCCGCCGGTTTTGCCCAAGCTCGCGTCAAGCCGGACCTGGCGTTCTATAGTCCCGAGCTGCGCGAGTTTATCCTGCCGTACGATATGGTCCGGCAAGCGGAGTCGCCCGACGACGCGCTGCTCGAGTTCCTGCAGTCGACCTATGAGGCGGCGGCGGATCTGGGCCAGTGGGATCGCAAGTCGCTGGAGCGCGAGGGCGCCTGACCTCTTCCGACTCGCCCGCCTATTGTTAACGCCGCAGATGTGATTAGTTGGTGAGATGTGATGTAGGGAGGTCCTGTGCCGCAGTCTGAAACGGAGTCGCGCGCAAAGCGCGCCGTCGCGCGCGCTTTCAGCGTGGTGGAAGACATCGTCTACATCGGACTCGGCCTTCTTCTCGCCGGCAGCTCGCTCATCCTTCTAAGCACCGGGATGATCGGTTTCGCGCAGAGCTTGACGTCCGGATCGTTCGCCGAAACCATCGTCGGCCTGCTGGACCGCATCCTGTTGATCCTTCTGTTCGTGGAGCTGTTGTATACCCTCCAGGTTTCGTTCCGGGAGCATGCCTTGATTCCCGAGCCGTTTCTCCTCGTCGGGCTCATCGCCGCGATCCGGCGCATCCTGGTGTTGACCGCCGAGTTCGCCGAGATCGTGGACAAGCCCGAAGCCATCTTTCGCCATTTCATCATCGAGCTGGGGGTGCTGACGTTCCTCATCGTTACTCTCGTTTTCTCGCTGTTCCTCTTGCGCAGATCCGGTTGGAGAAGCGGCGCCGGGCGCGCGACTTGAGGCCGAGAGGAGAGACCTGCGGCGGGAATCGGACGTCGTTAGAGCGCGAAGCAGGACGAAAAAACGTGACGCCAAGTAAAACTTCGACCATCGGAATGGCGGCGGCGATTTTTGCCGTTGGTTTGTTTGCGCCTGGTCCCGCCGCGGCCAATCCATACTTGGCAAAGCCGGGCGAAGCGCCGGTGAATATCCGGATCGCCACGTGCGCCGTTTCCGGAGGATTCATTCATCTCTACACCGCCCTGGATAACGGTTTGTTCGAAAAATACGGCATTAAAGCCAACCACATTTATATCCGCGGCAGCGGCATCTCGCTCGCCGCGCTGTCGGCGGATGAGATCCAGTTTCTCTACTGCGCCGCGGACGGCACGATCCCGGGCATGGCGACCGGCATCGAAGGGAGGCTGGTGGCCGCGCCGCTCGTGGGGCTCCCTTACGTGCTGCTCGCGCGCAAGGACATCAAGCGGCCGGAGGATCTAAAAGGCAAGAGCATCGGCGTGACGCGCCCGGGCGATTTGAGCTTTCGCCTGTCGCGCGCGCTGTTAAAGAAGTTCAGCCTGAGCGAGGCCGAGGTCAATCTGCGTCCGGTCGGCGGCAGCCAGTCCGAACGGTACAATGCCATGGTCCAGGACATCATCCAGGCGATCATTATCACGCCGCCGCTCGACGTGCGCGGGAAGAGAGACGGCTTCAATCTGATTTACCGGCTGAACGATCTCAATCTGCCGTTCATCTACAGCTCGCTCCACAGCAATCCGAAAACGATCCAGGAGAAGCCGCATATCGTGCAGCGGTTCGTCGCCGCAATGGCCGAGTCGGTCGAGTTCGTGGAAAAAAATCCGGTCAAGGCTAAGGCTGCGGTGAGCAAGGCGCTGAAGCTCAAGGACGAGGACGCGCTCCAGTCCTCCTACGACGCGTACGCCAAGTCGATCATCAACCGGAGAATGCTCGTGCCCGGCGACCAAGTGGCGGAGGCGGTGGAGCTGGCGAAGGCCGAGACCAACGTGCGGCGCAAGGCCGCCGAGATCTACGACAACCGCTTCGCCGCGGATCTGGAAAAGAGCGGCTTTCTGAAAGAGCTCTGGGGCGGGAAGATTCCGTAAAGAAAAGTCATATAAGCGTCTCAGAAAACTTACGCGACATTTTAACCAGAGGGGAAAAATACTTTCTGCTGGGACTGAAGCTCCAATTCAGGGAAAAAAGCAACCTAATGTCGTTAGATGGGATAGTAAGAGAATTTACTTCAATCGCAAGGCTAGCGCTGCGCTTCAGCCGCGGCGCTTCACGATCGCACCATGCGCCGCCGGCTGCAAGCGCTTGGTTAGCCGCCAGACTTTCGAAGTGGGATCGTGAACGTCACCCCCTTGCCGCGTTCGAACCCAATGTCGTACCGATAGCTTTGATAGTCTGGGTCTCCGCCATTGATGCGGAGCGACACTTCCAGTAGCTGGACTCTATCAATCGCGTCGCTGTAGTTGTTCACGACCGTGGTGATTGGAAGAACCAGGTCGTTGTAGGTCGCGAGTACCTGCGCGGGCCTGAACTTGAGGTGCGAGTCCTCGGGTAATACGAACCGGTTCACAATTACGAGTCGCCCGTCCGTTAGCCGCTGAAAGTACACTGGCGAGACTAGCTTGAGCACGGCCTCTCCAGCCGGCCCGCGAAGAGTTGCGTCTCCGCTAAACCACGCCAGCAGATCGACTTTCTCAGGAGGCAGTTCTACGCCCTGGCGCGTTGTACACGTAAGACGAGCTTCAAGGCCAACGGACTGAATGGTTGCACTCGCGGTGCCGGAACCAGTGGTACCGGGCGGGACGACCACCAAGTCGCGGCCAGCTTGGTAGACGGTTGCGTTTGGCGAGTCCTTGATGGTCGCCTCTTGCCTTGGCGTCGGTGACGCCTTCTTCTCGGTTAGAGGCTTCTGGGTTGCTTCCGTTTGCGGAGGCTGCGCAGAGGCGCCCGTCTGTCCGGTTGAGGGACTCGGATTGTCCGCACGAACCGAACCGGGCGGTGGTGTCGGTCTGAAGAACAGCAGCATCGCGACAACGACGGCACTAAAAATAAGCCACCCTGCCACAGACGCCTTCACCCAGAACGGGTACGGTTCCAGAAATGGTATAGCAACCGTCAGCCACTCAAGTATCTTCTTCGGCACTGTACCTCCGACTCGAGTCGAGTGCGGCTAGCGCACGGCATGGCGGCCTATCTCCCTACTGGCCCGCAGCCTATTTCGTCCGCCGACCGCCGTCAAGTCGAATCAACGCAGTCGACTTTCAATTGGTCGACGCTTCAATCTCATTGTAGACGCCCTTGTGCGCGCCTTCGGGGCGTGTCTCTTCGATATCGCTAAACTTTCCGGACCGAATCGGAATCGGCCGCCTTCCGGGAGATAATAAAGGGCAGGGGAGTAGCTATGCCGGCCGCGTCGGCTCTTCATAGAGCCGGAGCTGAAAATCCCGAATCTCGCGGATACGCTCGAAGTCTCGACGATTGCCCGTGAAAACCACCGCCCCGATCTTTCGCGCCGTTAGAGCTATTAAAACATCGTGGGTGAGCCGCGCGATTCCTCTAGCTTCAAAGCCGTGCCGAAGTCCGAACTGGCGGAGAACCTGGCCGGCTTCAAACCAGACCTGCTTGTCCGGCGGAACCATGCGATCCAACCGGTCAAAGGTATGGTAAACCCTTTCTAATCGTCGAAGCGTGAATCGGTCCTTGGCGCCGGCGTAGAGTTCTGCAAAAACCACGCTGCTCATATAGAGCAACGTTGGCCGCAGCAGAAACTCAAAATCGTGGATCTCGTCGCCTCTTCTTAAGAACGGTAGGTAGATGGAGGTGTCCAGGATCGCCTTAGCGGGCGAGACTGCCATAGATGTCTTCGATGCTGCAGGAGCCCTTGACCGAGAGGAGAACTTTGCGGATCTCTTCATCCGCGATAACCAGATCCAAGGCCCGTTCCACGGCCTCCGTCTCCGTCTTGGCGGAGAGAATCTCCTTGGCTTTCTTTATCTTCGCCACCGGCAAAACGAGCTGCTTACGGGCTTTCTCTGCGGGCTTCATGCCAACCTCTTAAATGGTTTCAATTAGACGATGTGTATTGTATCCGGACTCCGGCACATGTCAAGGTATAGCAGACCTCGGACCTCGCCGCACGGCTGACCATTGACCACAACCACATGCCCGCGCTTATAGATAGTCGTAGAGGCCATCGTCGTCGCCTTCCCAGGCTTGTTGGAGACGATCAGCGGCAAGTTGGCTCCACCCCAATCCCTCTAAGTCCCGCTCGGAGATCGGTTGGATCAGAGCGTAGGGCTTGCCGTGACGAGTCACGATAATGGATTCCTTTTTCCTTCTGGCCTGGGCCAGGTATGCAGTCAACCGATTCTTGGCCTCCGCGACGCTAACGAATTTCATGAGCCAACCTCCTCGCATACTATCGCCAGAAGTATAGTCATAATCCAACAACCCGTCAAAGAGCCTTCAGTAACCCTGCCGGCATTCGCAACGCCGCCGGGCCTTAGATGAAAACCGGAAATACCGAGCTCTTCCTAATTTTTCCTCCTATGTATTTAACGCAATCGGTACTCCGCCAAAAGACTTTCCAGAGAGTCGAAGTCGGCCAGCGTTCTAAGCGAAGCGTAAGTCGGAAAAATCATCGGCAGATTCCCTTTGTCGTAGAGCTGCATCGCTCTTTCAGGAGCGATCCATAAGGCGTGAGCGACTTCCTCGGAGCGCTCCAGCGGAGTTTGCTCCGGCGGGAGGACGGCGATGAAAAATCTGGTGTCGAAGCGGACGGCGAACTCTTCCGGCGTGAGCCAGTGGGAAAAATAGCGCAGCCCGCTTCCGTTGCAGAAAAGGTTTTCGGATTCCAATATCTCGCCAAAAGAGATTCGTTTCTGGACCACTCTTTGCCGCTTCTCTTCGCTGAGGTTTGCGGTTCGGCCATCCGGCGTTAACGCCAGCAGCACTCCGACTTCTTCGAAAAGTTCGCGCGCTCCGGCTACCCAGTGGCCGAGAGCGACCTCCGGTTTCAGGTGCGCGCCGATGATATTTCTCGCTTCTTGCGGCGTGACGCCCGCGCAGCGCTTCAGAGTTTTCTCTGAGTAATCTTCTTTTCGGACGCTGCCGCCGGGAAAAACGTACGCGCCGCCGAGAAAATCCATTTTATCGGGCCGGCGCGTCAAGAAAACTTCCATGCCGCCGGATTCCTCGGAACGGAGAAGAATCACCGTAGCGGCGTTCTTCGGCGGCGGCGCTGAGGTCATGCCAACGGCGTCGGCTCCGTCGCCTCAAACTTCGCACTGCACGGAGCGCCGGGAGCGTGGTAGAAGTAAAATTGTTTTCCGATGCGCGGAAGAAAGATGATGCTTGAAGAAACGGTGCCATAATCGGCGCCGGGGATATGGACGCAGAGCGCGTCCTTCGGCTCTTCGGAACTGATCGCCGACGAGTGATCGCTCAAGACGCCATGGAGAATTTCTACGGCGGAACCAACCTGTGCTCCCGGTTCTTTGAGCTGTGATCGCAATGAGACCGCCGCTGTCGAGAAAAGCTCACGCGCGTGGTTGAGCTTGCCGCCGCCGAACTCGGTAAACGACGTGTTGCCGAAGACCTGCAGGCCGGGAGCCAGATCCACCCGGCGGATGCCGGCTTTGTCGTTGTATGCGACGAACGCAGCATCCGGCGTTGCTATCAAGAGAAGAAACGGTTGATAGTTCGACCCACGCTCACGTCCCAGCCATGCGCACGCCTCAGCGGCA
This window contains:
- a CDS encoding ABC transporter substrate-binding protein, which gives rise to MKGKFSAVFPPALIALAALAPQLVSIPGHAAEKLIGIHSARVMSQSMPWIAQEAGLFKKHNLDFQLVFIASSNMVTAAMLGGDAEMSLTGAVGNVRAYVQGATDLVFIGGVKNVMTQSILAGGNIKKPEDLKGKQIGVTRIGSNTHYFTIQALRRAGLEPNRDFSFLQTGGEPESLAALLSKKIDVVTLTAPSDAIALAKGYHYVVYGPDLRIPYAATAFVSKRSVMGKRPQVVGQFMRSMAEAAKILHTDREFTYKVLGKYLRVTDRSILEAAYNGEIKALEPRLVIKPEALQATLEEVAPVDPRAKGVKPQDLVDMRYVDEMEKSGFFEQIWKK
- a CDS encoding amidohydrolase family protein, coding for MQSLRDAVKVVDSDGHARDMDELLKPYLPEPYRRRTAPLIPRETYDRNMGGTLGHAGVKLEERLAAMDTQEIDSVVLYPTSGLGIGRVKEKECAVALCRAYDDFISDYCKGSPRLKAVANLPLHSPEEAAKELNRAVTKLGLVGGMLAAQAHARNLGSPEYYPLYREAEQLNTPIAIHAFGGDEPGSEIFDQFISIHTTGHPFPVLRQLTAMVFGGIPELFPKLRIGYLEIGCGWIPYWAERMDEEWEKRGKVEAPLCKKKPSEYIMSGQIYYGCEPEEKMMGYVAKEVGSEMLMYASDYPHWDMSWPESASIIWAREDLALEAKRNILANNARRFYNLS
- a CDS encoding thiamine pyrophosphate-binding protein; amino-acid sequence: MIETKGLTGAQTLLRVLGAMGVERIFASPGSEWSPVWEALAEPGVEGIPLYLSTRHEEVAVGMASGYAKATGKLPAVMIHTTVGALHATMAMRGALHEQVPMVVFTGESIGFGEDEGPDVGGQWLGHLADIGGPARLVERSVKWSFGVNTKSILPSTIQRACRLAMAAPRGPVFASVPMEYLFAEMTHDVPSDKGAAPGATADPKGLEELAGMLVAAKNPVIVAEGAGRTEKSVVCLVEIAELLGAGVVETRSTGCVNFPRAHPLHAGYEPAEYLKDADMLFLLSVIAPWHPASRRPALPGAKVAVLDENPLRAELPYWGYQSDLCLTGEIESSLEELLGLLKKRVAKGDGERDRRAEAWKSRNETRRRKWRDEALALAETKPMDTRWVAHEVSRSVPADAIVVEETITHRLAVHRYFDSLKPGSFFAGCIGGLGTGLSTAIGVKAAHPKRPVVCLIGDGSFNYDPAPAALGAAQEHGLPILIVMFNNQGYLSQKSGVPKYYPNGWAVKSNQYAGLNIAPCPDYATIAKAFDGYGEKVEEPGEVGRAVERGLKAVAAGQLALIDIRLRPVEQITNRGEG
- a CDS encoding iron-containing redox enzyme family protein; translated protein: MPSTFREQLIALRDRRHSKDHPFFDKWARGELSKEQTALYCIQHYHFVGEYLNWMAYEASQVPHRDVKTYLFENLGDEENPEDRHLDMLTDYVVASGLKRESVERSAVLPGTEGLQNWGWRMVYQKPWTAALAGMFIGLESQFLDICKKLVPALHKHYGYRPGAREIRFFEEHIGADEIHGAKGFAIVEKYCTTPEQQELALKTVEEATIRRWRYMNGVYWFALHGREDDTPAA
- a CDS encoding flavin reductase family protein, which translates into the protein MTIDLKELRRVMGHFATGVTVVTTKDGADTPFGLTANAFASLSLQPPLVLVCVDKGAHCYSCFEGSKIFAVNVLGEGQEEISRRFATKGPEKFNAVPWHKGESGVALLDGAISHIECKVVSAYDGGDHTIYVGEVLRAATTGARPLIFFQGKYHRLPG
- a CDS encoding DUF5996 family protein; its protein translation is MTLSTESRTEPWPSLPLDAWSPTYATLHLWTQIVGKIRLAQSPWINHSWHTTLYVTARGLTTSPIPYGTRTFQIDFDFLRHEVTILPSNGGIGIVALQPQSVATFYRRIREQMDHLKLDVKINTKPNEVPEAIPFDQDESHGAYDREYANRFWRILVQSDRVFKRFRGRFIGKSSPVHYFWGAPDLAVTRFSGRRAPEHPGGIPNLPDRVAREAYSHEVSSCGFWPGGGPIPYPAFYSYAYPEPAGFAQARVKPDLAFYSPELREFILPYDMVRQAESPDDALLEFLQSTYEAAADLGQWDRKSLEREGA
- a CDS encoding phosphate-starvation-inducible PsiE family protein; amino-acid sequence: MPQSETESRAKRAVARAFSVVEDIVYIGLGLLLAGSSLILLSTGMIGFAQSLTSGSFAETIVGLLDRILLILLFVELLYTLQVSFREHALIPEPFLLVGLIAAIRRILVLTAEFAEIVDKPEAIFRHFIIELGVLTFLIVTLVFSLFLLRRSGWRSGAGRAT
- a CDS encoding ABC transporter substrate-binding protein, yielding MTPSKTSTIGMAAAIFAVGLFAPGPAAANPYLAKPGEAPVNIRIATCAVSGGFIHLYTALDNGLFEKYGIKANHIYIRGSGISLAALSADEIQFLYCAADGTIPGMATGIEGRLVAAPLVGLPYVLLARKDIKRPEDLKGKSIGVTRPGDLSFRLSRALLKKFSLSEAEVNLRPVGGSQSERYNAMVQDIIQAIIITPPLDVRGKRDGFNLIYRLNDLNLPFIYSSLHSNPKTIQEKPHIVQRFVAAMAESVEFVEKNPVKAKAAVSKALKLKDEDALQSSYDAYAKSIINRRMLVPGDQVAEAVELAKAETNVRRKAAEIYDNRFAADLEKSGFLKELWGGKIP